Below is a window of Fluviibacter phosphoraccumulans DNA.
GTCCACTTCGGAGGTGATATCAAAGCTGGGCATAGTAATCAACCAAAGTGACAAACGTAGTGATAAGGCTCGTCGCAGGCGATTTCAAACGACGAGTTGCCCGGCACATCAAACGACTGACCGGCACCATAGGTCTTCCAATCGCTCTCGCCTTTGAGGCGAACGCGGCACGAACCACCCACCCCTTCCATGATTTCCGGGGCACCGGTATTAAAGGTCAGCGATGACGGCAGAATGACGCCAACGGTTTTTTTAGTGCCATCGGCAAACTGCACGGTGTGGCTGACGCACTTACCATCGAAGTACACATTGGCAGCTTTAACCACCGAAACGTTATCGTATTGAGCCATTTA
It encodes the following:
- a CDS encoding pyrimidine/purine nucleoside phosphorylase, whose protein sequence is MAQYDNVSVVKAANVYFDGKCVSHTVQFADGTKKTVGVILPSSLTFNTGAPEIMEGVGGSCRVRLKGESDWKTYGAGQSFDVPGNSSFEIACDEPYHYVCHFG